In one Electrophorus electricus isolate fEleEle1 chromosome 21, fEleEle1.pri, whole genome shotgun sequence genomic region, the following are encoded:
- the myzap gene encoding myocardial zonula adherens protein isoform X2 has product MMRIGTPGSLTTTTATLEQEHERGIRRLRLTLRPEDSSSRQNERTKGPPHSEGKMVNSSWMRKNGLVQRESPQGRESPVDDKPYGSVSDGVERGPMSEPRVFGVVQLTGDHQQQEMTARDWPVSHLRDEMRYIRDVRDSLEKVRERMYGQFGGMQQSIQKLSQDLKLANSQKLYLEAEVRMGQAALDSFDQMNSSLISANIDLQKSLLETCQGRVGSREEMRALRASFEKTEQRLREREKQLIVAQAENRELKEQVEANREASARALREMNAKLQREYEEKLQELQRKHAQETEALRAQLEDYTCRLEEAERNMRLAEAKIAERDQRISEVERLLDCMAQEKGELTQKLCDCEKRLRSLENGDQTDSGGMKKTEQLQLQKATSDLKERIKHLNDMVFCQQRKVKTMIEEVETLRASVAQKDMYISELLDRIAIVECESVTENKPLTKEVGVGCDLPVRQNDTESHKSLIQSRTTPTLRSPSRLEYSLLQYTPMQYSSMLSSNTQQTATSPGEDASDSSPAQSDSEEPASPKSPVSELSPSNSNPSRSSPSRIHTPFMKLMELSAKYKVNEIGISEVN; this is encoded by the exons ATGATGCGAATCGGCACACCAGGCTCCTTGACCACCACCACCGCTACCCTGGAACAGGAGCATGAG AGGGGAATTAGGCGTCTCAGACTGACCCTGCGACCTGAGGACAGCTCTAGCCGACAGAATGAGAGGACGAAGGGACCTCCACATTCC GAAGGGAAGATGGTCAACAGTTCCTGGATGAGGAAGAATGGCCTCGTGCAGAGAGAGAGTCCGCAAGGCCGGGAGTCACCCGTGGACGACAAG CCCTACGGCAGCGTGAGCGATGGCGTAGAGCGGGGCCCGATGTCAGAGCCCAGAGTGTTCGGTGTGGTGCAGCTCACGGGAGACCACCAACAGCAGGAAATGACGGCGCGCGACTGGCCCGTCAGCCACCTGAGGGACGAGATGAGGTACATCCGCGAT GTGCGCGATTCCCTGGAGAAGGTCAGAGAGCGAATGTATGGCCAGTTTGGGGGGATGCAACAATCAATCCAGAAACTCTCCCAGGACCTGAAG TTGGCCAACTCCCAGAAACTCTACCTGGAGGCGGAAGTGAGGATGGGACAGGCGGCTCTGGACAGTTTCGACCAGATGAACAGCTCCCTCATATCGGCCAACATCGACCTGCAG AAGTCCCTGCTGGAGACCTGTCAGGGCCGTGTGGGGAGCCGGGAGGAGATGAGAGCCCTCCGCGCTTCCTTCGAGAAGACCgaacagagactgagagagcgagagaagcaaCTCATCGTTGCCCAAGCCGAAAACCGTGAGCTGAAAGAACAG gtggaggCCAACCGGGAGGCCAGTGCTCGAGCTCTGAGGGAGATGAACGCCAAGCTCCAGCGGGAGTATGAGGAGAAGCTGCAGGAGCTTCAGAGGAAACACGCACAGGAGACTGAAGCTCTTAGg GCGCAACTGGAGGACTACACGTGTCGGCTAGAGGAAGCTGAGAGGAACATGAGGCTCGCCGAGGCAAAGATCGCCGAAAGGGACCAGAGGATCAGCGAGGTGGAGCGCCTCTTGGACTGCATGGCCCAG GAAAAGGGTGAGCTAACCCAGAAGCTGTGTGACTGTGAAAAGCGTTTACGGAGTTTGGAAAATGGAGACCAAACAGATTCAGGTGGCATGAAAAA GACTGAGCAGTTGCAGTTACAGAAGGCAACTTCAGACCTGAAAGAGAGGATAAAGCACTTGAATGACATGGTGTTCTGCCAGCAGAGGAAGGTCAAAACCATGATTGAAGAG GTGGAGACGCTCAGAGCTAGTGTGGCCCAGAAGGACATGTACATTTCAGAGCTGCTGGACAGGATAGCAATTGTGGAGTGTGAG AGTGTAACTGAGAATAAACCACTCACCAAAGAGGTCGGAGTTGGCTGTGACCTGCCAGTTAG GCAAAATGACACTGAGTCCCACAAATCACTGATCCAGTCCAGGACTACCCCAACCCTTAGATCCCCGAGCAGACTAGAATACAGTTTACTACAATATACACCTATGCAGTATAGCAGTATGCTCTCCTCAAACACCCAACAGACTGCAACAAGTCCTGGAGAAGACGCATCGGATTCAAGTCCAGCACAGTCTGATAGTGAAGAACCAGCGTCACCAAAGTCTCCAGTTTCAGAACTGTCACCTTCCAACAGTAATCCAAGCAGATCGAGTCCTTCGAGAATCCACACACCTTTTATGAAGCTAATGGAACTCTCAGCTAAATATAAAGTGAATGAAATAGGCATAAGTGAAGTGAATTAA
- the polr2m gene encoding protein GRINL1A yields the protein MSTAWTERHGEVGDLSSKSKEDLLEILSRQEKILHNKRFINTLPDKGKKISDFAERVRLALANLKEEEKKQASLSSVRTEFQAKYQHAFAQSHITLVSSDSDTARLNLKDDEDSLESGNINTYLARSSGRVDEPQATETPEKRTEPTAASNGELVVLLNNDTSKDADLVNAFERVTLSEGKSAPSEATLKNTSPKNPFSHSQFHKKPHYIDILEKSDASVRKPRFKPNQLLVKSTSPSPGQSPGSVTPLTAEARRQRDRKHLDDITAARFPPMHHSPAQLLSLEESFGLLQEQAKMHQELQARLAAQKLAEGLTVGMSTYNPEGGALAAYREVHDDGALSEEN from the exons ATGTCCACAGCTTGGACAGAGCGCCACGGAGAAGTCGGTGATCTGAGTAGCAAGAGTAAAGAAGATCTTTTGGAAATATTGTCACGTCAAGAAAAAATACTTCACAATAA GAGGTTCATCAATACCCTTCCTGATAAGGGTAAGAAAATCTCCGACTTTGCGGAGAGAGTGCGCCTTGCGCTCGCAAACctgaaagaagaagagaagaagcaAGCCAGTTTGTCCTCTGTTCGAACAGAATTTCAGGCCAAGTATCAGCATGCGTTTGCTCAGAGCCACATAACATTAGTCTCAAGTGATTCGGATACTGCGCGACTAAATCTGAAAGATGATGAGGACTCATTGGAAAGTGgcaacataaacacatacttGGCGAGAAGCAGCGGCCGTGTGGATGAGCCACAGGCCACCGAGACTCCAGAAAAGCGCACTGAACCCACTGCAGCCTCCAATGGTGAACTCGTGGTACTGTTGAATAATGACACGTCAAAAGATGCTGATCTTGTGAATGCTTTTGAACGGGTCACACTCTCGGAGGGAAAATCTGCTCCATCCGAAGCCACCCTTAAAAACACTTCACCAAAAAATCCCTTCAGTCACTCACAGTTTCACAAGAAGCCACATTACATAGACATCTTAGAGAAATCGGATGCAAGTGTGAGAAAACCTAGATTCAAACCTAATCA ACTACTGGTGAAGTCAACATCTCCCTCGCCTGGTCAGTCTCCTGGCAGTGTTACACCGCTTACGGCTGAAGCCAGGAGACAAAGGGACAGGAAGCACCTCGATGACATCACTGCTGCCCGATTTCCCCCAATGCACCACAGCCCTGCACAGCTGCTCTCACTGGAGGAGTCGTTTGGCCTTCTGCAAGAGCAGGCAAAAATGCACCAG GAGTTGCAAGCCAGGCTGGCTGCCCAGAAGTTGGCTGAGGGCCTGACTGTTGGTATGAGCACCTACAATCCTGAAGGGGGTGCTCTGGCAGCCTACCGAGAGGTACATGATGATGGGGCCCTCTCAGAGGAAAACTAA
- the myzap gene encoding myocardial zonula adherens protein isoform X1, with protein sequence MMRIGTPGSLTTTTATLEQEHERGIRRLRLTLRPEDSSSRQNERTKGPPHSEGKMVNSSWMRKNGLVQRESPQGRESPVDDKPYGSVSDGVERGPMSEPRVFGVVQLTGDHQQQEMTARDWPVSHLRDEMRYIRDVRDSLEKVRERMYGQFGGMQQSIQKLSQDLKLANSQKLYLEAEVRMGQAALDSFDQMNSSLISANIDLQKSLLETCQGRVGSREEMRALRASFEKTEQRLREREKQLIVAQAENRELKEQVEANREASARALREMNAKLQREYEEKLQELQRKHAQETEALRAQLEDYTCRLEEAERNMRLAEAKIAERDQRISEVERLLDCMAQEKGELTQKLCDCEKRLRSLENGDQTDSGGMKKTEQLQLQKATSDLKERIKHLNDMVFCQQRKVKTMIEEVETLRASVAQKDMYISELLDRIAIVECENNEFEDKLKYFMSVQSVTENKPLTKEVGVGCDLPVRQNDTESHKSLIQSRTTPTLRSPSRLEYSLLQYTPMQYSSMLSSNTQQTATSPGEDASDSSPAQSDSEEPASPKSPVSELSPSNSNPSRSSPSRIHTPFMKLMELSAKYKVNEIGISEVN encoded by the exons ATGATGCGAATCGGCACACCAGGCTCCTTGACCACCACCACCGCTACCCTGGAACAGGAGCATGAG AGGGGAATTAGGCGTCTCAGACTGACCCTGCGACCTGAGGACAGCTCTAGCCGACAGAATGAGAGGACGAAGGGACCTCCACATTCC GAAGGGAAGATGGTCAACAGTTCCTGGATGAGGAAGAATGGCCTCGTGCAGAGAGAGAGTCCGCAAGGCCGGGAGTCACCCGTGGACGACAAG CCCTACGGCAGCGTGAGCGATGGCGTAGAGCGGGGCCCGATGTCAGAGCCCAGAGTGTTCGGTGTGGTGCAGCTCACGGGAGACCACCAACAGCAGGAAATGACGGCGCGCGACTGGCCCGTCAGCCACCTGAGGGACGAGATGAGGTACATCCGCGAT GTGCGCGATTCCCTGGAGAAGGTCAGAGAGCGAATGTATGGCCAGTTTGGGGGGATGCAACAATCAATCCAGAAACTCTCCCAGGACCTGAAG TTGGCCAACTCCCAGAAACTCTACCTGGAGGCGGAAGTGAGGATGGGACAGGCGGCTCTGGACAGTTTCGACCAGATGAACAGCTCCCTCATATCGGCCAACATCGACCTGCAG AAGTCCCTGCTGGAGACCTGTCAGGGCCGTGTGGGGAGCCGGGAGGAGATGAGAGCCCTCCGCGCTTCCTTCGAGAAGACCgaacagagactgagagagcgagagaagcaaCTCATCGTTGCCCAAGCCGAAAACCGTGAGCTGAAAGAACAG gtggaggCCAACCGGGAGGCCAGTGCTCGAGCTCTGAGGGAGATGAACGCCAAGCTCCAGCGGGAGTATGAGGAGAAGCTGCAGGAGCTTCAGAGGAAACACGCACAGGAGACTGAAGCTCTTAGg GCGCAACTGGAGGACTACACGTGTCGGCTAGAGGAAGCTGAGAGGAACATGAGGCTCGCCGAGGCAAAGATCGCCGAAAGGGACCAGAGGATCAGCGAGGTGGAGCGCCTCTTGGACTGCATGGCCCAG GAAAAGGGTGAGCTAACCCAGAAGCTGTGTGACTGTGAAAAGCGTTTACGGAGTTTGGAAAATGGAGACCAAACAGATTCAGGTGGCATGAAAAA GACTGAGCAGTTGCAGTTACAGAAGGCAACTTCAGACCTGAAAGAGAGGATAAAGCACTTGAATGACATGGTGTTCTGCCAGCAGAGGAAGGTCAAAACCATGATTGAAGAG GTGGAGACGCTCAGAGCTAGTGTGGCCCAGAAGGACATGTACATTTCAGAGCTGCTGGACAGGATAGCAATTGTGGAGTGTGAG AATAATGAGTTTGAAGACAAGCTGAAGTATTTTATGTCTGTACAGAGTGTAACTGAGAATAAACCACTCACCAAAGAGGTCGGAGTTGGCTGTGACCTGCCAGTTAG GCAAAATGACACTGAGTCCCACAAATCACTGATCCAGTCCAGGACTACCCCAACCCTTAGATCCCCGAGCAGACTAGAATACAGTTTACTACAATATACACCTATGCAGTATAGCAGTATGCTCTCCTCAAACACCCAACAGACTGCAACAAGTCCTGGAGAAGACGCATCGGATTCAAGTCCAGCACAGTCTGATAGTGAAGAACCAGCGTCACCAAAGTCTCCAGTTTCAGAACTGTCACCTTCCAACAGTAATCCAAGCAGATCGAGTCCTTCGAGAATCCACACACCTTTTATGAAGCTAATGGAACTCTCAGCTAAATATAAAGTGAATGAAATAGGCATAAGTGAAGTGAATTAA